A region from the Bactrocera dorsalis isolate Fly_Bdor chromosome 1, ASM2337382v1, whole genome shotgun sequence genome encodes:
- the LOC105225678 gene encoding inhibin beta A chain — MAKCFILFILIAFVVLDHSIIYGRYHSDTYGTSDSDSRQAIAHHMRPTQHHNHRQLLPAHTLPHTGKRTLHVKNNRPRVAKSRRIRQSSWQENVPPDTISSAEQRAEREEAEAALRRYVHIQRHMAHQQEHLLHHQEEYGRNQKHRATQTQEWRTEEQQQQRDVPLYPFNMRMPRIWQHLGGTADVMLGDAPSYDSVETQRVDVSLPLTETTSDSDELDDFLAPTVEAEQSNSLESESASSEKEQSSETVRQEGSSGKTDCPKCESSRRVEHISEEELTLLRIEYVKQQILEKLRLKERPNVSAVSLPKPIYEGTTIDEEEEDSAKNKEVDDYYARTSKKFIFLQREKRECQRLGTNSSMCFSFKIDDADADGFDVNTAVLWLFKSKSKRTHRRKAARTSAQTIVVSEVQQNTHPTYLPVVKTIAIQAIDVQDEWMKIDIEWPIKRWFGNHDLSHLIHISCRTCDMAAMEDMISVDKDYRPFIMVDTRNRRRASRQKRGINCTDGVTECCREKLYISFDEIGWGDWIIQPRGYDAYFCRGTCGSVASVAQSATHHSAFLQKIALSRRNNRDSKPLELVPCCTAKQYSPLKLVFMDSNNTATQKTFPNMVIESCGCR; from the exons ATGGCCAAGTGTTTTATCCTATTCATACTGATCGCCTTCGTCGTGCTCGATCACAGCATCATCTATGGACGTTACCACAGTGACACATACGGTACGAGCGACTCTGACAGCCGGCAAGCGATTGCACATCACATGCGTCCAACACAACACCACAATCACCGGCAACTACTGCCGGCGCACACATTGCCACATACAGGCAAACGTACGCTGCATGTGAAGAACAATCGACCGCGTGTTGCTAAGTCGCGACGCATACGACAGTCGTCGTGGCAAGAGAATGTGCCGCCAGATACTATAAGTAGCGCAGAGCAGCGTGCGGAACGCGAAGAAGCCGAAGCGGCGCTGCGACGTTACGTGCACATACAACGCCACATGGCGCATCAGCAGGAGCATCTGCTGCATCACCAAGAAGAATACGGACGTAACCAAAAGCATAGGGCGACGCAAACACAAGAGTGGCGAACCGaagaacagcaacagcaacgcgATGTGCCGCTGTATCCATTTAATATGCGCATGCCGCGTATTTGGCAGCACTTAGGCGGCACCGCGGATGTAATGCTCGGCGATGCGCCGAGCTATGACAGCGTAGAGACACAACGTGTCGATGTGTCACTGCCGCTGACGGAGACCACTAGCGATTCTGATGAGCTGGATGATTTTTTGGCGCCCACTGTGGAAGCAGAGCAGAGCAATTCGCTGGAATCGGAGTCGGCGTCGTCGGAAAAGGAGCAAAGCTCGGAGACTGTAAGGCAAGAAGGAAGCAGCGGCAAGACCGATTGTCCAAAATGTGAGAGCAGTCGGCGCGTGGAACACATCAGCGAGGAAGAGCTGACACTGCTGCGCATCGAGTATGTGAAACAACAGATTTTGGAGAAGCTGCGGCTGAAAGAGCGTCCCAATGTGTCGGCGGTCAGTTTGCCCAAACCTATTTATGAGGGCACAACCATCGATGAGGAAGAAGAGGACAGCGCTAAAAATAAGGAAGTCGATGATTACTATGCGCGTACGAGCAAAAAGTTCATCTTCCTGCAGAGAG AAAAACGCGAATGTCAGCGTTTGGGCACGAATTCATCCATGTGCTTCTCGTTCAAAATAGACGATGCTGATGCTGATGGCTTTGATGTCAATACCGCTGTGCTCTGGCTCTTCAAGAGTAAAAGCAAACGCACGCATAGACGAAAAGCCGCGCGTACAAGTGCGCAAACCATTGTCGTATCGGAAGTGCAGCAAAACACACACCCGACCTATTTACCCGTCGTGAAAACCATCGCCATACAGGCGATCGATGTGCAAG ACGAATGGATGAAGATCGATATTGAATGGCCCATTAAACGTTGGTTTGGCAATCACGATCTCAGCCATCTCATACACATCTCATGCCGCACTTGCGACATGGCCGCAATGGAGGATATGATATCCGTTGACAAGGATTATCGGCCCTTCATAATGGTCGATACGCGTAATCGGCGGCGCGCTTCACGCCAGAAACGTGGCATCAATTGCACCGACGGTGTGACGGAGTGCTGCCGTGAGAAGCTCTACATCTCATTCGATGAGATCGGTTGGGGTGATTGGATCATTCAACCGCGCGGCTATGATGCCTACTTCTGTCGCGGCACCTGCGGCAGCGTAGCCAGTGTGGCACAGTCGGCGACGCATCACAGCGCCTTCCTGCAG AAAATTGCATTGTCGCGACGCAACAACCGTGACAGCAAACCGCTTGAGCTGGTACCTTGCTGCACCGCCAAACAGTATTCTCCGCTGAAGCTCGTCTTTATGGATAGCAATAATACTGCGACACAGAAAACCTTTCCGAATATGGTTATTGAGTCGTGCGGCTGTCGGTAG